TGGCGGTGTGATTCATATCATCACCAAAAAACCGGGGGCCAAGAGACAAACCTCGGTTCGTGGCGAAGCTGGAACTGCGGACACATATGGAGGATACGGCTTTCACAGCCAGAAGATCAAAGACTTCGGTTTCATGGTGGCAGGCGGTTACGAGGAGAGTGATGGTTTCTATATGGTAGAAGACCCTGAGGATTATGAGATCAAACGTTATCGAGAGGTCGGAAAAGTCTTCGGCAAGGCAACCTATGATATATCGCCCGGGTCCGATCTATCGTTTGCAGCACTCTATTATGACCACGAAACCGGAAAAGGACGAGAGTTTTTTTACGATGAATTAACCCTGGATCAATACTGGATGCAATACAACCATGATGGGGAATCTTTTGATTTGAAAGGGCTTGTCTATTTGAACCGGGCCGACAAGACCGCCTTCCAGGATACGGCAAAAGATAATTATTCATCATTATTAAGAAAGGAAGAGATACCCGCCACTACATGGGGCGCTGATTTTCAAGGAACCATACCATTCGGCCCCCAGACGAAGTTCACTTTAGGCGCTGCCTACAAAGAGAGCTCCTGGGATTACGATGATGAATATGTCGCCAGCACAAGGGATGAAGGCGCAGAGGGCAAGCAGAGTTTTATCTCGCCTTTCGCAAACTTGGAGTTTCGTTTCCTTGATAACAACCTGATTCTAAATCTCGGAGCGCGATACGACTGGATCAAAACCTCAGACGGCGCCAACTGGGACAGCCAGGGCAGCGCCGGAAAACCTGCCTATGTGTCATGTCCCGAGAGATCATAGACCGTT
The DNA window shown above is from Deltaproteobacteria bacterium and carries:
- a CDS encoding TonB-dependent receptor; this encodes MEGLKCGVVLTLVLGYPLSLSAQEQTKEPLSLDEVVVSATRSEIPVFDAPQSVTVISNEELMASPFERVEDIVRSVSGMYNFRHFALQTHGIVSPLKMRGVGNNRVLILVDGVPQNDNFNNTIAWVAWGHIPKETIERIEIVRGPTSALYGSEGLGGVIHIITKKPGAKRQTSVRGEAGTADTYGGYGFHSQKIKDFGFMVAGGYEESDGFYMVEDPEDYEIKRYREVGKVFGKATYDISPGSDLSFAALYYDHETGKGREFFYDELTLDQYWMQYNHDGESFDLKGLVYLNRADKTAFQDTAKDNYSSLLRKEEIPATTWGADFQGTIPFGPQTKFTLGAAYKESSWDYDDEYVASTRDEGAEGKQSFISPFANLEFRFLDNNLILNLGARYDWIKTSDGANWDSQGSAGKPAYVSCPERS